Part of the candidate division WOR-3 bacterium genome is shown below.
AATGTCAACTTTTTCCGCAGTCTTATTAACCGCAGTTTCATCTTTAGTTAAAGATTTTTACGAAGACGGCTTACATAAAAAATTAGACTCCCAAACTCACTTACGATATGCTCGTCTTGCCAGTATGACAATTGGCATCCTGTCTTTAATTATTGCAATAAAACCACCAGCAATGATTTTAGTCTTAACTGCATTCTCTTGGGCGGTTATTGCTGGTGCCAATCTTTGGCCCTTCTTTTTCAGTTTATATCTCAAAAGACTTTCTAAAACTGCCGGTTTAATTTCAATGCTGGGCGGAGCAATAATTGCTTTGGTCTGGATAATTCTAAAAAATCCTTTTGGCATTCATGGCTTTATTCCTGGAATTATTGTAAGTTTCCTTCTATACATAATATTCACATTACTACCAAAAACTTCTTAGAAGTATGAAACTTAGTAAATTTGAAATACATTCTGTGTTAGATGGATTTTTCCATAGCGATGGTGATGTAATGTTTAGTGTCAATGGAAAAGTGTTATATGTGTTTTATTCTATCAAAAGCACTCATAGAATCAATACAAAATTATGAAACTTGGTAAATTTGAAATACATCCGGTTCTGGATGGTTTTTTCCGTCTTGATGGTGGTGCGATGTTTGGTGTAATTCCCAGAGTGCTTTGGGAAAAGACTAACCCACCAGATGAAAATAACCGCATCTTATTAGCCTTAAGGCCCTGTTTGGTAAACACAGGTAGGGAATTAGTTCTTATTGATACGGGTATTGGAAATAAAAACAATCAAAAGTTTATAGGTATTTATCAAGTTAATCGAGAAATCAACTTAGAGACATCGCTTGCCCAAATTGGCATTAGTCCCAATGATATTAATATTGTTATTGATACCCATCTCCATTTTGACCATTGTGGTGGCAATACAAAAATCGATGCCAGTGGTAAAATTGTGCCGACTTTTCCGAATGCCAAATATATAATCCAAAAAGATGAATGGGAATCGGCCAATAATCCTGACCGACGCTCTCGGGCAAGTTATCTTAAAGAAAACTTTCAGCCCATCCAAGAAGCAAACTTACTGGAGTTAGTTGACGGTGATGTTAAAATTATAGAAGGCATTGAAGTCATTAAGACTTCTGCTCATACATTTGGTCATCAGGTTGTCAAAGTCACATCAGAAAATCAGACATTAATCTATTGGGCTGATTTAATACCGACATCTTCTCATATCAACCTGCCCTATTTAATGAGTTATGATTTATTTCCCTTACAGACAATGGAACAAAAAGAACGATTATTAAACCAGGCCGTGCAAGAAAACTGGGTTTCCTTTTTTGAGCATGACCCCCAAATCGCAATGGCTTATCTAACACAAGAAGAGGGTAAAATAAAAATCAAGTCAGTAATTGAGTAAACAATTTACTTGATTTTTCTAAAAATTCGGTTATCATTTAATAATCAGAATTAAATTTACACAATGTGGGAAA
Proteins encoded:
- a CDS encoding MBL fold metallo-hydrolase — its product is MKLGKFEIHPVLDGFFRLDGGAMFGVIPRVLWEKTNPPDENNRILLALRPCLVNTGRELVLIDTGIGNKNNQKFIGIYQVNREINLETSLAQIGISPNDINIVIDTHLHFDHCGGNTKIDASGKIVPTFPNAKYIIQKDEWESANNPDRRSRASYLKENFQPIQEANLLELVDGDVKIIEGIEVIKTSAHTFGHQVVKVTSENQTLIYWADLIPTSSHINLPYLMSYDLFPLQTMEQKERLLNQAVQENWVSFFEHDPQIAMAYLTQEEGKIKIKSVIE